The Prosthecobacter dejongeii genome window below encodes:
- a CDS encoding FkbM family methyltransferase, translating to MKRSLIPESLRWLAQHPLFRIHPIKVSLRWMYWQGRRFFTQRPMMMDFVNGSRLRVRYGEGLTGYWYVMLPDYDEQLFLLRFLRREDCFYDVGANAGAFTTLAASLGCTVVGLEPVPHTFERLLENVKLNEGLGDIRLIQKAAGAEEGALKITTHLGTGNHLVTEGDVAKDTLEIQVTTLDILALSQGFPSFIKIDVEGFELEVLQGAGAVLQSERLQGLLIETFRPSSWQEPKLQALEKLLSDHGFKPYEYVVDKNVLRELSAPHLGSSNTFYFRDPLRVEGRLNKSVSIPRI from the coding sequence ATGAAACGGTCGCTTATTCCAGAATCGTTGCGTTGGCTAGCCCAGCACCCGCTCTTTCGCATCCACCCGATAAAGGTCTCACTCCGGTGGATGTATTGGCAAGGACGCCGTTTCTTCACCCAGCGCCCTATGATGATGGATTTCGTCAACGGAAGTCGGCTGCGGGTGCGATATGGAGAAGGCTTAACGGGATATTGGTACGTGATGTTGCCGGACTATGATGAACAACTCTTTCTGCTGCGTTTTTTAAGGAGAGAAGATTGTTTTTATGATGTAGGTGCCAATGCAGGTGCCTTTACGACGTTAGCGGCATCTTTGGGCTGCACTGTGGTCGGCCTAGAGCCGGTGCCGCATACCTTTGAGAGACTTCTTGAAAATGTGAAACTCAACGAAGGGCTGGGAGATATTCGGCTCATTCAAAAAGCCGCCGGAGCAGAGGAAGGTGCACTGAAAATCACAACTCATTTGGGCACGGGAAATCATCTGGTCACGGAAGGAGATGTGGCCAAAGATACCCTTGAGATCCAGGTGACAACTTTGGATATTTTGGCTTTATCTCAGGGTTTCCCATCCTTCATCAAAATAGATGTTGAGGGTTTCGAATTGGAGGTGCTTCAAGGGGCTGGCGCCGTGCTACAATCCGAGCGCTTGCAAGGTCTGCTGATTGAGACTTTTCGCCCATCAAGTTGGCAGGAGCCCAAACTGCAAGCTCTGGAAAAACTTCTGTCAGACCATGGCTTCAAGCCTTATGAATATGTAGTTGACAAAAACGTCTTGAGAGAACTCTCGGCGCCACATTTAGGATCCAGCAATACTTTCTATTTTCGTGATCCATTGCGGGTAGAAGGGCGCTTAAACAAATCCGTTTCGATTCCTCGAATCTGA